One Methanococcus aeolicus Nankai-3 DNA segment encodes these proteins:
- a CDS encoding CBS domain-containing protein, which yields MVKVKEYMTKTVDVVTPNNTAGEVIDLIKKTTHDTFPVIEDNKLIGIISVHDIFDVEKSEKIENLMTKREKMIITRPDAPVRDVGRIMFRTGFSKLPVVNDNNELVGIITNTDVIRSQIEKTTPLKLNKIVKTYENLGYKIRVDEGIIPIDKLKPTQSKIYADELCGREYELKMGLAEPIIVIKTKATKDKYILIDGHHRSVACYMSNIPTLNAYVIMVDTNNKLGIEKTAEKQGLKSLKDVKVIDEDKNDSSDIYKLNSKLEHQR from the coding sequence ATGGTGAAGGTAAAAGAATATATGACAAAAACCGTAGATGTTGTTACACCTAATAACACAGCAGGGGAAGTAATAGACTTAATAAAAAAAACTACACATGATACTTTTCCGGTAATCGAAGATAATAAATTGATTGGAATTATTTCAGTTCATGATATATTTGATGTAGAAAAATCTGAAAAAATAGAAAATCTAATGACTAAAAGAGAAAAAATGATTATTACAAGACCTGATGCACCAGTTCGAGATGTTGGTAGGATAATGTTTAGGACGGGTTTTTCAAAGCTCCCTGTTGTGAATGATAATAATGAATTGGTAGGGATAATCACTAATACAGATGTAATTAGGTCTCAAATCGAGAAAACCACCCCTTTAAAATTAAATAAAATAGTAAAAACCTACGAAAATTTAGGTTATAAAATTAGGGTGGATGAGGGAATAATACCAATAGATAAACTTAAACCAACACAGTCAAAGATATATGCTGATGAATTATGTGGGCGAGAGTATGAGTTGAAGATGGGGCTTGCAGAACCAATAATTGTCATTAAAACAAAGGCAACAAAAGATAAATATATATTAATTGATGGACATCATAGGTCGGTGGCATGTTATATGTCTAATATCCCTACACTAAATGCCTATGTGATTATGGTGGATACCAATAATAAATTAGGGATAGAAAAAACAGCTGAAAAACAAGGTTTGAAAAGTTTAAAAGATGTTAAAGTAATCGATGAAGATAAAAATGATTCATCGGATATTTATAAATTGAATTCTAAGTTGGAACACCAAAGATAA
- a CDS encoding RNA repair domain-containing protein translates to MLKELINKILWHPDYDAKDYEITYLHRAGDKEKGDKSISLTKSISMENMLINDSFIIYEEGPITRHIPFHRILKIRNKKTKEILYEKTIK, encoded by the coding sequence ATGCTTAAAGAGCTAATAAATAAAATATTATGGCATCCTGATTATGACGCAAAGGATTATGAAATAACCTATCTGCATAGGGCAGGAGATAAAGAAAAGGGAGACAAATCAATTTCTTTAACTAAATCTATATCTATGGAGAATATGTTAATAAATGATTCTTTCATAATTTACGAAGAGGGACCTATAACAAGACATATCCCATTTCATAGGATTTTGAAAATTAGAAATAAGAAAACTAAGGAAATATTATATGAAAAAACCATAAAATAA